The following are encoded in a window of Camarhynchus parvulus chromosome 1A, STF_HiC, whole genome shotgun sequence genomic DNA:
- the FAM83F gene encoding protein FAM83F, translating into MAESQVLLLDELHVNEKVTEAQARFYYSEEQRRALEALVTRGEAAYREALRKEQLRDFLSGRELQDLRGGWRGYDDPREGGKVARGPGGETLSLAYWPECSDTEVPPLDLGWTDKTFYRGISRVSLFTHPRKEESAPHLKEVVRDMIQQAQKIIAVVMDVFTDRDIFRDIVDAAYKRWIPVYIILDEEGVKLFLEMCRCLDLSDLQIRNVRIRSVTGVGFYMPSGKIKGTLASRFLMVDGEKVATGSYSFTWTSSHIDRNILLVLTGQHVEMFDIEFRELYAISEEVNLYKELDIANPFLLGIGKPGFHSSTVARKFINPKYGLVAGAARGDMMLWASRHRQDHQGNMEKEETSESKKRLNQFLNDLVTLEQVFPEIDPPLENLNKLNRSPQKLLSRLHMDLKNKSKSRESIRDIKKEDAQGNAKQGKRFASGLFSRKAKRSPGSSIEANSFASEGHSGEDLGNMKLEYERLSIGHASVRSTGGNSGNLNANSTMSDKNKQSTCVLS; encoded by the exons ATGGCGGagtcccaggtgctgctgctggacgAGCTGCACGTCAACGAGAAGGTGACGGAGGCCCAGGCCCGCTTCTACTACAGCGAGGAGCAGCGCCGAGCCCTGGAGGCGCTGGTGACCCGCGGCGAGGCCGCGTACCGGGAGGcgctgaggaaggagcagctccgTGACTTCCTCTCCGGCCGGGAGCTGCAGGACCTGAGGGGCGGCTGGCGGGGCTACGACGACCCCCGGGAGGGCGGCAAGGTGGCGCGGGGGCCCGGCGGCGAGACCCTCTCGCTGGCCTACTGGCCCGAGTGCTCGGACACCGAGGTGCCCCCGCTGGACTTGGGCTGGACCGACAAGACGTTCTACCGCGGCATCAGCCGGGTGTCCCTCTTCACGCACCCGCGCAAGGAGGAGAGCGCGCCGCACCTGAAGGAGGTGGTGCGGGACATGATCCAGCAGGCGCAGAAG ATTATTGCGGTGGTCATGGATGTGTTTACGGACCGGGACATCTTCCGCGATATCGTCGACGCAGCGTATAAGCGCTGGATCCCAGTCTACATCATCCTGGATGAGGAGGGTGTCAAGCTCTTCCTGGAAATGTGCAGATGCCTTGACCTCAGTGACTTGCAGATCCGG AATGTCCGCATACGCTCTGTGACAGGAGTTGGGTTCTACATGCCATCAGGGAAGATCAAAGGCACACTGGCATCCCGATTCCTGATGGTGGATGGTGAAAAGGTGGCCACTGGATCATACAG CTTCACATGGACTTCATCTCACATTGACAGAAACATCCTGCTAGTCTTGACAGGACAGCACGTGGAGATGTTTGACATTGAGTTTCGTGAGCTCTACGCCATCTCAGAGGAAGTTAATTTATACAAGGAACTGGACATTGCTAACCCGTTCCTCCTTGGAATTGGGAAGCCAGGCTTTCATTCCTCCACCGTGGCTCGGAAGTTCATTAACCCAAAGTATGGTTTAGTAGCAGGGGCAGCCCGTGGTGATATGATGCTCTGGGCTTCACGGCACAGGCAAGACCATCAGGGGAacatggaaaaggaggaaacaaGTGAGTCAAAGAAACGGTTAAATCAGTTCCTGAATGACTTAGTCACATTGGAGCAAGTGTTCCCAGAAATAGATCCACCTCTGGAAAACTTGAACAAGCTGAATCGGAGCCCCCAGAAACTGTTGTCCCGGCTCCACATGGacctgaaaaataaatccaaatccAGAGAGTCCATTCGTGACATAAAGAAGGAAGATGCACAGGGCAATGCAAAGCAAGGGAAGCGGTTTGCCAGTGGGCTTTTCAGTCGCAAGGCCAAGCGCTCTCCAGGCTCAAGCATCGAGGCCAATTCTTTTGCCAGTGAAGGACATTCAGGAGAAGACCTTGGGAACATGAAACTGGAATATGAGAGGCTCAGCATTGGCCACGCTAGTGTTCGGAGCACTGGAGGTAACTCAG